AATCTTGCTCTTCCAGCATTTACTCGGAAGTTTGGATTAAGTGACCCAACAAAGACAGAACATGAGGTTGCCAcattaaaatcaaatattgCTTCCATGGTCCAATTGGGTTCAGTTGCAGGTGCGATCATTGCTATGAAATCAGTTGATTTCTTTGGAAGACTTAGAGCATTACAAGTTGTGTGTATTATTTGGTTGATTGgtgtttcaattcaagtTTCTTCCCATTCAGTTGGCCAATTATTTGCTGGTAGATTTATTGAAGGGCTAGCTATTGGACAGACCACTTCTATTGGCCCTGTTTACATGTCCGAGGTTGCTCCAAGTCCTATTCGTGGCATGGCTAACTGTATTTTTGCTGGTGCTGTGTATTTAGGTATTATGTTGGgatacttttcaaactaCGGCTCAGCATTACATATCCCAGCAATGTTGAGTGATGGGTCAGTCAATGATACTCAATGGAGGGTGAccttttgttcaaaatttatCATGGCTGGTTTTATCTTTATTACTTCATTCTTTTGGTGTGTTGAAAGTCCTCGTTGGTTATTGAAACATGACAAGTCACAAGAAGCTATTGATAAATTAAGCAAATTAAGAAACTTACCAACCGACCATCCATACATTGTTGCTGAGATTAGTGACATCAATGAACAAGTTATGGCTGAGAAGGAAGCAGCAAGAAGCTCTTCATTAATCAGTaacttcaaacaaatttttaCTGTAAAGAGCATTGCTTACAGATTGATTATCATTGGTGGTGGAAGTCAAGTCCTAGGCCAATGGAGTGGTGCAAATGCCGTCACTATATATGCTTCGGAATTGTTTTCGCTTGTGGGAGTCACTGGTATTGACAAGTTAAAGATGTCTGCAGTCTTGGGTGTTgtcaaattcttttctgCTTACTTTGCTGCATTTTTCCTTATTGACATCTTGGGTAGAAAAAGATCACTTTACATTGGGATCTGCGGTCAAATGTTGTGCTTGTTGTACTATGCcatctttttgaatttagttCCAGAAGCCGCTGAGGGAGTTGCTATAAATGACCATGCCAAGAGAGCTAGTACTGGTGCATTAGCTGCTATTTTTCTAAGTGGTACATTTTGGacaattggattcaattcaattcagtATTTGATTGGCAATGAAATTTTCCCACTCGGAATCAGATCTTTTGCTCAATCTATAATAATGGTGTTACATTTCGCTAATCAATATGGAAATTCCAAAGCAATGCCAAAACTTATGCTTGCTATGCATTCATTTGGTGCattttatttctttgttggtgtttTATGTGTGGCGTTGGTATGGGCTTTCTTCCTTCCTGAATTGAAAGGTAGAAGTTTGGAGTCAATCGAGGAAGTGTTTACATTGCCATGGTATGACTTGAGACGTTGTAATAAATTGGTTCCTGATCATTCACAAATTCACAAGGTTAAATACACCAATAGCAGACGTAATACcggatttgaaaatatacATTTTGATTTAGAACAAAACAAGCATAGTGTTgaaatgattgaaaattcGGAAGCTACAAACACTAATAATGATGCTAGGAGAAGCTCAGGGGAGGAAGATGACGAGAAGAAGGGCCAATGAAGGGCATTTATAGTTTTAAGTATGACATACgaaatgattgattttcaagaaaGTAATTGTATGTCTTTGACGAGCACTAAAGTGTGTCTCATAAGCTACAAGCTAATACTCTTTGATAACTGATCAAGCTGCAACTATGGACCGTTGAAAAAGATAGATAGCTTTGCAACCTTTCTCCCCACGATAACTTCTTGTACGCATTTACACGACTACCATAGTATTTCAAGATTACACAAAAGATAAAGACAACAATCgagaaaaaataaaattattcttttgtttttattttttgttttcgtTTGAGAGTGAATCTCACTAACACTAATAAAGAACAATCATTTAATCTCTCGGTTCGTTTTTGTTCCGATCTCTCTTATTGTGAGGAGAATTTTAGCTCCGTGTGGGGAAATTTAAACGAGCGAGAAAAGAATTAGTAGGTgtgaaattttttcttcatctgaCGATGGTTGGGGGAACTCAGTATTTAGTAAACCACTCTCAACTTACGTCCCGGATTAttccttttcctctttAACTGCAGATGCATGCCTTTAGATAAGAAAACGTACTAACGTTTGATTTAGTAAAAACTCGGAACGAATTAAGCATAAAACGCAAAGGAGGAGGGGTATATGCAGCCCCCCAAATATTAATTAATGAGTTAAAAACGTTTTATAAAATTCTTGATTGCATTTCGTTCATGGCTTTTATTTGACAGTAGCTCTCTGGGATGTTTCCTCCACTCTGTGCAGTCTAAAAGAAACAAACTAAGTTTCCAATGTGAGCTAAATTTACTCCTCACGGCATTTGAAATCTAGAAGACTCAAACTGAACATAATGGCCCAGCTTTATTTACGATACACTCTAAATAGGGCAATTGTTTTTACAAAGAATTCTCTGGTATTCATAATCATTGCGTGATAGTGCTTTGTATTTTAAAGTTTGTATTACATCATCTGATTCTAAGCGCTCAAAACagttttttttatttctttaaattgaaatttacaaaacaaaaatgtaACAACTgaataatgaaaacaatagatgttaaaattttatcaagTCAACCCCGccctttcttttgaaattgatcgCAATAAAAGATTTTAGGTTTATACTTTTGTTGTGAAACTTAGACAAGACAGCTAGTAGAAGAAACTCAAAAGATCACTAAGTTGGACTAGCCAGTTCTGTATTCAGCTTACACCACGAGTTTTTCATGGCTACGACATCGTGGTTTGACTTTGTACTTGTTCGGGAACAAGTATCACCTGATGAAGTATAAAATATTGTAAACAATAGGGGCATTGCTCTGGTTTCTTGTTTAGCTCCCATTACTTCCTGTATGAAGTGATTTTTCCTTTATAACAAGAGAACAATagtcttttctttcttttgcggataaaaaaagaaaaaaccTTTGAAAGTTACAACTGCGGTTTTGTGTCaaattttgtattcaaGCAGTGAAATTTTTACTTTTACAAAGCACACAGAAACTCCGAACATCAAAGTAACATAATACAGAGACAGACGCGGCTTATTGTCTGTAATTCCTTCTTCTCACGGTTTTTAACAAAAATCGTGACTTAATGTAATTGATGCTATTATTCACAGACTCAAAAGGTGGTTAGTATTCTTTGCAAGTTGCTCCCCATATCACAGTTTACTTTTTGCATGGCTCTTGAGGAGACAATGCACATCAAAAAAGTGGGGAAGAAAAATAGAATTAGAGCCTCATAGTTCTCAATCTCAAATAAACATTGTCCAATCCGGGTGTTTGGCCaagctttttgaaaatgttaGACATTTTGGGGGCGAGACAGTACTATACATGTTTCTAATCACTCTGCAAATAGTTTTGTAATTCAACTCCTTCCAAAGGTGGGGTAAAAGCTCTTCTTCTCTGCACCTAACTTTgtgttggttttgaaaatttagCCGTGGTTGCATATTTCACCCATATCTCttcaacttgaaaaaaaagctcaacaaaaatttacAGACTTATTAGAAGAAGCGCTTTTCATGCAGAAAATCTTATATTTTAGTGATGTCTTTCGAGAAGCTCCGGGAAGTGGGGAAGAAGTACAAACAGTCTTGGGCTTTGGTAAGGCTTTAGTATGTAAGacacaaaaagaagaaacgGGCCGGTGCACATTAATTGCAAATTACAGTAACATCTTCTCTTTCAATCCTGCAACATTATGTACAGTTTGTAATTTATACTTTCCTTTATTCATAATATATAAACAAAGTaatttccttcttcaaagtAATTTGACACATTCTATATCTTTCTTGATTACCCATATTAAAGTTACACCTAAGAAAAATCTTGCTTTAGCCAAGACAAACTTTTTGACACCCTAAATCGCTAAGAAAATAATAACATAAAAGGATCTTCACATATTAAGCGAGCCCTTAGATTTCAAATATGACTTTCCCACTTTCAAAAAAGTATGAGAAATCTGATGTTGcagttgcaaaagttgaatCGAATAAAGGCAAGGATGTTCAGAGTGAGAAATCTCAAGATATAATTGCTGCAGAACCATATCCAAGTAAcgatgaaaagaaggaaacaTTTTGGTCAAGATTTAGATTTTCGGTTGATACAACTGATCATCCACcacaaattttcaacaagacGTTGTACTTGAGtatatttgtttttggaatGTTTGGTGCAGGTAGAGGTTTAGATGAAGGTAATATTTCTGGAAATATTGCCCTTCCTGCTTTCAAACAAAGGTTTGGGTTAAGTGACGAATCAAAATCAGAAGATCAAATTGcaaacttgaaatcaaacattACTTCGATGGTTCAATTGGGCTCTATTGGTGGTGCCATCATTGCTATGAAATCGGTTGATTTCTTTGGTAGAATTAGAGCCATGCAATTGGTTTGTATTCTTTGGGTTGTTGGTGTCATTATCGAGATTACTTCGACTTCTGTTGGTCAATTATACGCTGGTCGTTTGATCGAAGGATTAGCTATTGGGCAGACCACATCTATTGGTCCTGTTTACATGTCCGAGGTTGCTCCAAGTCCTATTCGTGGTATGGCTAACTGTATTTTTGCTGGTGCTGTGTATTTGGGTATCATGTTGAGTTATTTTGCCAATTATGGTTCAGCCTTGCATATTCCCAATGAGAGAAGTGATGGATCACCTAATGATAAGCAATGGAGGGTTACCTTGTCTACCAAGATTATCATGGCCGGTCTCATCTTTATTACTTCATTCTTTTGGTGTGTTGAAAGTCCTCGTTGGTTGTTAAAACACGGCAAGTCTCAGGAGGCGATTGATAAATTAAGTAAATTGAGACATTTACCCAACGACCATCCATATATTATTGCTGAGATCAGTGACATCAATGAACAGGTGATGGCCGAAAAGGAGGCTACTAAAAACCAATCTTTGTGGACTAAGTTCAAACAAATCGTTACAGTAAAGAGTATTGCATACAGATTTGTGTTCATTGCTGGTGCAACTCAAGTGTTGGGTCAATGGAGTGGTGCTAATGCTGTTACAATCTATGCCTCAGAattattttctttgattgGTGTTACTGGTATTGatactttgaaaatgtcgGCTGTTTTGGGTGTTGTTAAGTTTGTTTCTGCATATCTTTCAGCATTCTTTATCATTGATATCTTGGGTAGAAAGAGAGCTATTTATATTGGTATTTGTGGTCAAATGATGTGTTTGTTATACTATGCCATTTTCTTGACAGTGGTTCCAGAAGCTGCTGAAACTGGTGTTGTCATCACTGGATCTGCTAAAAGAGCAAGTCAAGGTGCATTAGCTGCTATCTTTTTGAGTGGTACTTTCTGGACAGTTggattcaattcaattcagtACTTGATTGGTGGTGAAATTTTCCCTCTTGGTATTAGATCATTTGCTCAATCTTTGGTTATGATTTTACATTTTGCTAATCAATATGGTAACTCCAAGGCATTACCCAAGATGATGATAGCTATGAATTCATATGGTGCTTTTTACTTTTTCGTTGGTGTGTTAACCATTTCACTCGTGTGGGCTTTCTTCCTTCCTGAATTGAAAGGTAGAAGTTTGGAATCAATCGAGGAAGTGTTTACATTGCCATGGTATGACTTGAGACGTTGTAATAAATTGGTTCCTGATCATTCACAAATTCACAAGGTTAAATACACCAATAGCAGAGGAAACACTGGATTTGAACATATTCATTTTGATTTAGAAAAGAATAAGCCAAgtgttgaattggttgaagatttgGTGAAGCATGATGAAAACAAGGAATCCAATGTCGATAGATCTAGAAGGGACcatgatgaagatgacgatgacgatgatgagAAGAAGGTTTAGTGAGAGATTTTTAGTTCTTGATTTATATACGAGAGTTATTATACGTGTTTGATTAAGAGACTTTGATTGAATGTAGTACTGAAGTTGAGTGAAGTGAACCGCTTTGAAAATATGAACTATAGTTGAACATTGTAGTTTctacaaaatttttctcatcaaatacCTTTATACTATCGCAAATTGAACCCAGGTTTACGGCCAATATTCCCTTCAGGCTTTACCTTGAGCTTCTTGTTCAGNNNNNNNNNNNNNNNNNNNNNNNNNNNNNNNNNNNNNNNNNNNNNNNNNNNNNNNNNNNNNNNNNNNNNNNNNNNNNNNNNNNNNNNNNNNNNNNNNNNNNNNNNNNNNNNNNNNNNNNNNNNNNNNNNNNNNNNNNNNNNNNNNNNNNNNNNNNNNNNNNNNNNNNNNNNNNNNNNNNNNNNNNNNNNNNNNNNNNNNNNNNNNNNNNNNNNNNNNNNNNNNNNNNNNNNNNNNNNNNNNNNNNNNNNNNNNNNNNNNNNNNNNNNNNNNNNNNNNNNNNNNNNNNNNNNNNNNNNNNNNNNNNNNNNNNNNNNNNNNNNNNNNNNNNNNNNNNNNNNNNNNNNNNNNNNNNNNNNNNNNNNNNNNNNNNNNNNNNNNNNNNNNNNNNNNNNNNNNNNNNNNNNNNNNNNNNNNNNNNNNNNNNNNNNNNNNNNNNNNNNNNNNNNNNNNNNNNNNNNNNNNNNNNNNNNNNNNNNNNNNNNNNNNNNNNNNNNNNNNNNNNNNNNNNNNNNNNNNNNNNNNNNNNNNNNNNNNNNNNNNNNNNNNNNNNNNNNNNNNNNNNNNNNNNNNNNNNNNNNNNNNNNNNNNNNNNNNNNNNNNNNNNNNNNN
The Candida orthopsilosis Co 90-125, chromosome 5 draft sequence genome window above contains:
- a CDS encoding Mlp1 protein → MVQLGSVAGAIIAMKSVDFFGRLRALQVVCIIWLIGVSIQVSSHSVGQLFAGRFIEGLAIGQTTSIGPVYMSEVAPSPIRGMANCIFAGAVYLGIMLGYFSNYGSALHIPAMLSDGSVNDTQWRVTFCSKFIMAGFIFITSFFWCVESPRWLLKHDKSQEAIDKLSKLRNLPTDHPYIVAEISDINEQVMAEKEAARSSSLISNFKQIFTVKSIAYRLIIIGGGSQVLGQWSGANAVTIYASELFSLVGVTGIDKLKMSAVLGVVKFFSAYFAAFFLIDILGRKRSLYIGICGQMLCLLYYAIFLNLVPEAAEGVAINDHAKRASTGALAAIFLSGTFWTIGFNSIQYLIGNEIFPLGIRSFAQSIIMVLHFANQYGNSKAMPKLMLAMHSFGAFYFFVGVLCVALVWAFFLPELKGRSLESIEEVFTLPWYDLRRCNKLVPDHSQIHKVKYTNSRRNTGFENIHFDLEQNKHSVEMIENSEATNTNNDARRSSGEEDDEKKGQ
- a CDS encoding Hgt17 glucose transporter (member of the major facilitator), whose product is MTFPLSKKYEKSDVAVAKVESNKGKDVQSEKSQDIIAAEPYPSNDEKKETFWSRFRFSVDTTDHPPQIFNKTLYLSIFVFGMFGAGRGLDEGNISGNIALPAFKQRFGLSDESKSEDQIANLKSNITSMVQLGSIGGAIIAMKSVDFFGRIRAMQLVCILWVVGVIIEITSTSVGQLYAGRLIEGLAIGQTTSIGPVYMSEVAPSPIRGMANCIFAGAVYLGIMLSYFANYGSALHIPNERSDGSPNDKQWRVTLSTKIIMAGLIFITSFFWCVESPRWLLKHGKSQEAIDKLSKLRHLPNDHPYIIAEISDINEQVMAEKEATKNQSLWTKFKQIVTVKSIAYRFVFIAGATQVLGQWSGANAVTIYASELFSLIGVTGIDTLKMSAVLGVVKFVSAYLSAFFIIDILGRKRAIYIGICGQMMCLLYYAIFLTVVPEAAETGVVITGSAKRASQGALAAIFLSGTFWTVGFNSIQYLIGGEIFPLGIRSFAQSLVMILHFANQYGNSKALPKMMIAMNSYGAFYFFVGVLTISLVWAFFLPELKGRSLESIEEVFTLPWYDLRRCNKLVPDHSQIHKVKYTNSRGNTGFEHIHFDLEKNKPSVELVEDLVKHDENKESNVDRSRRDHDEDDDDDDEKKV